The genomic region ACCAGGGCTTTTTTCTCTCACCGTACCGACCGGGGGCGGAAAAACTCTCTCGGGCATGGCGTTCGCGCTTGAGCATGCCTTACGACATGGCAAGGACCGTGTGATTGTTGCAATACCTTTCACGAGTATAATCGAACAAACAGCGGAGCTTTACCGGAACGTTTTCGGAGCTGACGCAGTCATCGAACATCATTCAAACTTAAATCCTGATACAGAAACCAATGTATCCAAGCTTGCTAGTGAAAACTGGGATGCACCAATAATTGTTACCACCAATGTACAGCTTTTTGAGTCCATATTTGCTGCCCGAACCTCTGCATGTAGAAAGCTCCATAATATTGTCAACTCGGTAATCCTACTTGATGAAGCGCAGATGCTCCCTCCACAGTTCCTGCAGCCTATCATTTCCAGCATGCGGGGACTGGTTAAAATGTTCGGCTGTACCATCGTTCTTTCCACAGCCACACAACCTGTCTTAACTGGGAGTATTGATCTCGGCTTGGAATCTCTTACAGGATTTTCAACATCTGATGTTGTCGAAATAATTGAAGATCCGGAGTCATTAAGCAAACAGTTAAAGAGAGTCGAAATCAAGAATCTTAGCACAGAAAACAAGAGGTCGACCTGGCATGATATTGCTAATGCCATGCTTGAGCATGATCAAGTGTTGACTATTGTTAACTCCCGCCGTGATTGTCGAGAACTTTTTGATTTATTGCCTCCGGGCACAATACATCTCTCCGCACTTATGTGCCCGGAACACCGGTCCCGTATAATCAAGCAAATCAAAGAGAAACTGGGCCAGGGTGAACCTCTGCGTGTCGTAAGTACTCAGCTTGTTGAGGCAGGAGTTGATATTGATTTCCCCATCGTGTTCCGAGCAATGGCAGGGTTTGATTCCATCGCCCAGGCCGCAGGAAGATGCAATCGTGAAGGAAAACTAGATAAACCCGGGATCACCTATATTTTCCGTCCGGATCGCGATGCTCCTCCAGGACTTTTAAGAAAGGGACAGTATGCAGGAGAGGAAGTGTTACAGGAGTTCGCCGAAACTGCGTCATCCTTGAGTCCCGATATCTTCCAAAAGTATTTCCACACATTTTATAGCAAGCTTAATAGTTTTGATGAAAAAGGGATAATGACTCTGCTCGGTGGTAAACGGGCTCATGAGTTCAGTTTCCAGTTTCGTACTGCAGCGGGGCTATTTCGTCTCATTGATAGCACTGAGCAGCGGTCCGTCGTAGTTGGATATGGTGAAAGCATGGAGCTTGTGGGACAGTTAGAAATTTTTGGCCCAAACCGGCGCCTAATGAGAAAACTCCAGCGCTACATCGTTTCAATTCCTCATCCCATCGCGCAAGCACTCGCTGGGCAGGGATCAATCAGGATGATCAATGGGATGGATGGGCTATTCGTTGAGAATGTATTCAAGCTTTATAGCGAAGTATATGGACTAAACATAGACGGTCCAAATTTGACGGTTCAAGATTTTATCGCGTAGAAGGAGGCTGATTTGGAACATTTTTATCAAACATTCTGTCTTGAGGTGGAAGGAGAATTTGCATGTTTTACCAGACCAGAAATGAAGGTAGAACGGGTGAGTTATGATGTCATCACGCCCTCAGCAGCCCGCGGAATTTTCGAGTCAATTCTATGGAAACCCTCTTTGAGTTGGCAAATAAAAAAGATTGAGGTCTTGAATCCTATTCGATGGACATCTATTCGCCGAAACGAAGTCGGTTCCTACATGAGTCATCGATCAGACGGAGTTTACATTGAAGACAGTAGGCAGCAGCGAGCCGGGCTTTTATTACGTGATGTTCGTTACAGGATTCACGCTGAATTGCGGTTTAATCCGGACAAGGGTGAGAGCAGACAGGATGAAAATCCAGGCAAATATAATGCGATGTTTGAACGCCGAGCAAAAAAGGGCCAGTGTTTCAATCAACCTTACCTCGGCTGCCGGGAATTCAGCTGTCGATTCACGCTCATAGAAACCACAAATAAAGATGAGCCCCAACCAATCCCTGAAGACAAGGATCTGGGATTCATGCTCTACGATATGCAGTTTCCTAAGCCAGATGACAAGGACCAGGAAATTCACCCTGCCTTCTACCGCCCACGGATGAAACAAGGGGTAATCGAAGTCCCAGACTGGACTAGCGAGGAGGTGTATCGATGATTATCCAAGCCCTCTATGAGTATTACCAACGGAAAGCGTCGGATCCCAATAATAAAATAGCTCCAGAAGGATTTGAGTGGAAACCAATACCGTTTCTCATAGTACTTGATAGCCAGGGAAATTTAATCCGCTTTGAAGACACAAGGCAACAGGAAGGAAAGAAAAAGGTTGCTAAACCGTATCTGGTACCCCAGGGTGAAAAAAAGTCTATGGGTGTCAAAGCAAATCTGCTCTGGGATTCGGCTGAGTACGTGCTTGGTGTGAATCCACGAGACCGGAAGGATATAGAGCAGCGACGGCAGGCATTTATTGAAAAACAGCACCATATTCTGGATCCATTTTCCGACCGACCGCAGGTTAAAGCAATCTTCACCTTTCTGGAAAATTTTGAAGCGGTAGCGTATTCGCAAAACACCGCTGACGAGGTGTGGAGGGAGATTCTCGAAACAAATCCCAACCTCACCTTCAGAATTCAGGGCGATTCCGGACTGACCGTTTCTGACAACCTCAGAGATGTCTTGACAGGACTGAACATCGCATCTGATGGAGATTTTAGGACAGGAAGATGTTTGGTAAGCGGTAAACAGGGCCTGATAAGCAGGATTCACCCCTCAATTAAAGGGGTGTACGGGGCACAGGTTGCAGGCGCTGCATTGATTTCATTCCAGAAAAATAGCGGTTATGACTCCTATGGGAAGGAACAGAATTATAACGCGCCGGTCAGTAAATCCGTAACGTTTGCCTACACCACAGCATTGAACCTTCTTCTAGCTAAAGGTTCTCGGAATCGAATGCAGATTGGTGATGCATCGGTCGTATTCTGGGCTCAAAAAAGAAATACGATTTTTGAACAAACTTTTAAAACTTTTTTTGTGCAGACGAGGCAAGAGAGTGATGATCCAGATAAAGATGTGAGCAAGGTATCTAATTCTCTATACTCAATTCTCACTGGAATACCGCCGGAGGAATGTTCCAGCGGATTTTATATTCTCGGACTTTCGCCAAATGCTGCACGTATTTCTGTGCGGTTTTGGCATGCTGGCACCATACAGGAATTTGCAGACAATATTCTGCAACATTTTACTGACCTTGAATTGGAGGGGGGGAACGCCGAAGACTCAAAGCTCTCACTGTCATATCTACTGACTTCAACCGTACTGGACTGGAAACAAGATAGCATTCCTCCAAATCTTGCTGGTAGCACCGTACGTGCCATCCTTGATAACCAGCCATATCCAGCGCCGCTATTGCAGCAATGTATCCGGCGGATCCGGGCTGAACAAAAAATCTATCATATCCGAGCGGCGATACTTAAAGCCTACCTAAATAGAAGAAACCGAAGTATACACACAAATAAAGAAAAGGAGATCACAGTGGCACTAGACAAAGACAATACCAATGTCGGTTATCGACTTGGTCGGTTGTTCGCAGCCCTTGAAAAAATTCAGGAGGATGCGAGTGAGGGACGAAAACTCAACTCAACGATTCGGGAGCGGTACTATTCTTCAGCCAGTTCAAGCCCGGTTACGGCATTTCCCCAGCTGCTGAAATTGAAGAATCATCATCTTGCCAAGATTGATAAGCCTGCATATAAGATCGCTCACGAAAAGAGGCTTGCAGAAATCATGGGAGAATTACCGACATCAATACCGGCACACATGAATATCGAGGATCAAGCCAGATTCGCAATTGGCTACTATCATCAACGACAGGATTTTTTCAAGAAATCGGTAGATAAAGAAGGAGAAGACAATGAGTAATATTATCAACAAAAGGTACGATTTTACCTACTTATTCGACGTGCAGGATGGGAATCCGAATGGCGACCCAGATGCAGGGAATCTGCCCCGCATTGATGCGGAAACCGGGATGGGACTGGTTACCGATGTGTGCCTGAAACGAAAGATTCGAAATTATGTCCAGATTGTGAAGGGAATGCAAAAACCATTTGATATTTATGTAAAGGAAAAGGCTGTTCTCAGCAGAACTCAGGGTGAGGCCTATGAGACAGAGGAGGTAAAATCGGCAAAGGATGATGCAAAAAAAGTCGAAAAAGCTCGCGATTTTATGTGTAGCAATTTTTATGACATTCGCACGTTTGGGGCAGTAATGAGCCTTAAAAAAAATAATTGTGGGCAGGTTCGTGGTCCCATTCAGCTGGTCTTCGGTCGCTCGGTAGAGCCGGTGGTAACCCTTGAACACAGTATTACTCGAATGGCCGTTGCAACCGAGGAAGAAGAACAGAAGCAGAAGGGAGACAACCGTACGATGGGAAGAAAATTCACCGTTCCCTACGGACTATATCGTACCCATGGTTTTATTTCTGCTCATCTTGCCAAGCAAACAGGG from Spirochaeta lutea harbors:
- a CDS encoding CRISPR-associated helicase/endonuclease Cas3, which gives rise to MMLEYLAHVKQDERGNWEVPHDLLEHLKRVASRAAEYAESFGNTDWARVAGLWHDLGKYKPSFQKYIRAVSGYMSTTNTEGGAGRVDHSIVGAIYAKQRYGLGGENFAKILGYLIAGHHAGLPDYDHTGGVGGALSMRWRETAHLEEALESTIPDEILHVGLPESMPCKLEQNPDTAYLLEENLHLWIRILFSCLVDADFLDTEEYMSPQATSQRRGVSFTIEELKQKLDNYLEELGRISHSGSINQIRASILYQCRTNAKKKPGLFSLTVPTGGGKTLSGMAFALEHALRHGKDRVIVAIPFTSIIEQTAELYRNVFGADAVIEHHSNLNPDTETNVSKLASENWDAPIIVTTNVQLFESIFAARTSACRKLHNIVNSVILLDEAQMLPPQFLQPIISSMRGLVKMFGCTIVLSTATQPVLTGSIDLGLESLTGFSTSDVVEIIEDPESLSKQLKRVEIKNLSTENKRSTWHDIANAMLEHDQVLTIVNSRRDCRELFDLLPPGTIHLSALMCPEHRSRIIKQIKEKLGQGEPLRVVSTQLVEAGVDIDFPIVFRAMAGFDSIAQAAGRCNREGKLDKPGITYIFRPDRDAPPGLLRKGQYAGEEVLQEFAETASSLSPDIFQKYFHTFYSKLNSFDEKGIMTLLGGKRAHEFSFQFRTAAGLFRLIDSTEQRSVVVGYGESMELVGQLEIFGPNRRLMRKLQRYIVSIPHPIAQALAGQGSIRMINGMDGLFVENVFKLYSEVYGLNIDGPNLTVQDFIA
- the cas5c gene encoding type I-C CRISPR-associated protein Cas5c, translated to MEHFYQTFCLEVEGEFACFTRPEMKVERVSYDVITPSAARGIFESILWKPSLSWQIKKIEVLNPIRWTSIRRNEVGSYMSHRSDGVYIEDSRQQRAGLLLRDVRYRIHAELRFNPDKGESRQDENPGKYNAMFERRAKKGQCFNQPYLGCREFSCRFTLIETTNKDEPQPIPEDKDLGFMLYDMQFPKPDDKDQEIHPAFYRPRMKQGVIEVPDWTSEEVYR
- the cas8c gene encoding type I-C CRISPR-associated protein Cas8c/Csd1; translated protein: MIIQALYEYYQRKASDPNNKIAPEGFEWKPIPFLIVLDSQGNLIRFEDTRQQEGKKKVAKPYLVPQGEKKSMGVKANLLWDSAEYVLGVNPRDRKDIEQRRQAFIEKQHHILDPFSDRPQVKAIFTFLENFEAVAYSQNTADEVWREILETNPNLTFRIQGDSGLTVSDNLRDVLTGLNIASDGDFRTGRCLVSGKQGLISRIHPSIKGVYGAQVAGAALISFQKNSGYDSYGKEQNYNAPVSKSVTFAYTTALNLLLAKGSRNRMQIGDASVVFWAQKRNTIFEQTFKTFFVQTRQESDDPDKDVSKVSNSLYSILTGIPPEECSSGFYILGLSPNAARISVRFWHAGTIQEFADNILQHFTDLELEGGNAEDSKLSLSYLLTSTVLDWKQDSIPPNLAGSTVRAILDNQPYPAPLLQQCIRRIRAEQKIYHIRAAILKAYLNRRNRSIHTNKEKEITVALDKDNTNVGYRLGRLFAALEKIQEDASEGRKLNSTIRERYYSSASSSPVTAFPQLLKLKNHHLAKIDKPAYKIAHEKRLAEIMGELPTSIPAHMNIEDQARFAIGYYHQRQDFFKKSVDKEGEDNE
- the cas7c gene encoding type I-C CRISPR-associated protein Cas7/Csd2 produces the protein MSNIINKRYDFTYLFDVQDGNPNGDPDAGNLPRIDAETGMGLVTDVCLKRKIRNYVQIVKGMQKPFDIYVKEKAVLSRTQGEAYETEEVKSAKDDAKKVEKARDFMCSNFYDIRTFGAVMSLKKNNCGQVRGPIQLVFGRSVEPVVTLEHSITRMAVATEEEEQKQKGDNRTMGRKFTVPYGLYRTHGFISAHLAKQTGFTEEDLQLFWDALRNMFEHDRSAARGLMTARGLYVFEHDSALGNAPAHQLFERIKISRSPAHAEQPARSFSDFLVSIDDSNLPGGVQIHSMI